A window of the Actinobacillus genomosp. 1 genome harbors these coding sequences:
- a CDS encoding site-specific recombinase, with protein sequence MPKINLNETTLSPFVTQQIEQNDAFTLLNGLCQWLRAGKPEQAVEKLEFFTNLLKQQPELAQAVATLICRWLCQLRLYPILVSSGILGRQGFGREMRNRLYEKLNPSFKDVNDLRDVFILLFCDRHDVEWVNAIPTKSWLNFLNTLDRSVSEQDRTWLYEHIRHEGLFAIKMLSIWIAAEDLEPELIRLDRTLLDADSPFVALQKEVFLWLAARRQNQYYDDSHLQVMFSQSRELVERLQKKGAIAGSSLGVAHLLERLSQTLDRLAILMELFSTNRVARLRVLQITKMLAEASANQHSISDLWKQSVKMLSRSITQHTSDHGEHYITRDKKEYFSMFYSAAGGGVLIALMALFKVYLGGMIDDRVWKGIAEGLNYGIGFTIIFMLHFTVATKQPAMTAARFAEAVERNPQGRAVNMKLAQLLVDVLRSQSIAVLGNVVVSMSVAALIAYSYAEHTGKALLDSEMVQYQLSSIDPTKGTLWFAAIAGLWLFCSGIISGYFDNRSNYLNTRMRLRQHPWLKAILPLSIREKFADYVHDNVGSIIGNLGFGMLLGITGVIGYWLGLPLDIRHVAFSSANVGYAVVSESLGWQVLLQSICFVLMIGAVNLIISFSLTLWIALRSRNTEIDSWREILKCLWEIIRKRPLSLLLPVQLNK encoded by the coding sequence ATGCCAAAAATAAACCTAAATGAAACGACTCTTTCCCCCTTTGTTACCCAACAAATCGAACAAAATGACGCTTTTACTTTACTGAATGGCTTATGTCAGTGGCTTAGAGCCGGCAAGCCGGAACAAGCGGTCGAAAAATTAGAATTTTTTACCAATTTACTTAAACAACAACCGGAACTAGCTCAAGCGGTGGCGACATTGATTTGCCGTTGGCTTTGCCAGTTACGTTTATATCCGATTCTCGTTAGCAGCGGCATTTTAGGTCGTCAAGGTTTCGGACGTGAAATGCGTAATCGTTTATATGAGAAACTCAACCCCTCATTTAAAGATGTGAATGATTTACGTGACGTGTTTATTTTACTGTTTTGCGATCGGCATGATGTGGAATGGGTTAATGCTATTCCGACCAAAAGTTGGTTAAATTTTCTTAATACGTTAGATCGCAGTGTAAGCGAACAGGATAGAACCTGGCTGTATGAGCATATTCGTCACGAAGGGTTATTTGCAATCAAAATGCTTTCGATTTGGATTGCGGCAGAGGATTTGGAACCGGAATTAATTCGTTTGGATCGAACTCTGTTAGATGCCGATTCGCCTTTTGTCGCTTTACAGAAAGAAGTATTTTTATGGTTAGCGGCTCGCCGTCAAAATCAATATTATGACGATAGCCATTTACAGGTAATGTTTAGCCAATCACGCGAATTGGTGGAACGATTACAGAAAAAAGGAGCGATAGCGGGTTCGTCACTTGGCGTGGCACATTTGCTTGAGCGTTTAAGTCAAACCTTAGATCGTTTGGCGATATTAATGGAATTATTCTCTACCAATCGAGTTGCTCGCCTGCGCGTATTGCAAATTACCAAAATGTTGGCGGAAGCTTCGGCAAATCAGCACAGTATTTCCGATTTATGGAAACAGAGCGTCAAAATGCTTTCTCGCAGCATTACTCAACACACCAGTGATCACGGCGAACACTATATTACCCGAGATAAAAAAGAATATTTCAGTATGTTTTATTCCGCTGCCGGTGGTGGTGTGCTTATTGCACTGATGGCGCTATTTAAAGTGTATCTAGGCGGAATGATTGACGATAGGGTCTGGAAAGGTATTGCGGAAGGTTTGAACTATGGTATCGGTTTTACCATTATCTTTATGTTGCATTTTACCGTGGCGACCAAGCAGCCGGCGATGACTGCTGCGCGTTTTGCCGAGGCGGTTGAGCGAAACCCGCAGGGCAGAGCGGTGAATATGAAACTGGCGCAATTGTTGGTGGACGTATTGCGTTCACAAAGCATTGCGGTATTGGGGAATGTCGTTGTATCGATGAGTGTGGCGGCATTGATTGCTTACAGCTATGCTGAACATACCGGCAAAGCGTTATTAGACAGTGAGATGGTGCAATATCAGCTAAGTTCGATTGACCCGACTAAAGGAACGTTATGGTTTGCGGCAATTGCCGGTTTGTGGTTGTTCTGCTCGGGGATTATTTCCGGTTACTTTGATAACCGCAGCAACTATTTAAATACCCGTATGCGTTTAAGACAGCACCCGTGGTTAAAAGCGATTTTGCCGTTATCCATTCGAGAAAAATTCGCCGACTATGTGCATGATAATGTGGGTTCAATTATCGGTAATTTAGGCTTCGGTATGTTGCTTGGTATTACCGGTGTGATTGGTTATTGGTTAGGATTACCGCTTGATATTCGCCACGTTGCTTTTTCTTCGGCGAATGTCGGCTATGCGGTGGTGAGTGAATCGTTAGGCTGGCAAGTGTTACTGCAAAGCATCTGCTTTGTGTTGATGATCGGTGCGGTTAATTTGATTATCAGTTTCTCTCTAACGCTATGGATTGCACTGCGTTCTCGTAATACCGAAATTGATAGCTGGCGGGAAATTTTAAAATGCTTATGGGAAATTATTCGTAAGCGTCCGTTAAGTTTACTATTACCGGTTCAGTTGAATAAGTAG